A single region of the Coregonus clupeaformis isolate EN_2021a chromosome 40, ASM2061545v1, whole genome shotgun sequence genome encodes:
- the LOC121571616 gene encoding amyloid-beta A4 protein isoform X1, with protein MGERTAFLLLWVATLTLTSEVPSDDSLGLLPEPQVAMFCGKLNMHVNVQSGKWEPDPSGTKSCIGTKNGILQYCQEVYPELQSTNVVEANQPVSIQNWCKKGRKQCRSHTHIVVPYRCLVGEFVSDALLVPDKCKFQHQERMDMCESHLHWHTVAKESCGDRTMNLHDYGMLLPCGIDRFRGVEFVCCPGDTQRKSDSVELTESDMWWGGTETEYTDNSMPRQADQGAATTEDDEDAFDRDGDGDEDDDDEDDEDDVTDERDSGERTSNIAMTTTTESVEEVVREVCWARAESGPCHAMLEHWYFVPEKGTCAPFLFGGCGGNRNNFDSEEYCLSVCSTSVLPTKAPSPPGVVDHYLESPGDYNEHADFQKAKESLEAKHRERMSQVMREWEEAERQAKILPRADKKAVIQHFQEKVEALEQEAAGERQQLVETHMARVEALLNSRRRMALENYLSALQANPPRPRQVLGLLKKYVRAEQKDRQHTLKHYEHVRMVDPKKAAQIRPQVMTHLHVIDERMNQSLGLLFKVPSVANEIQDQVSVLMQRVQSELSQQVSSLQSDGRTDVMVSYGNDALMPDQAYSSAPLDPGMGLDRLGFIHPESFNQPNTDNHVEPVDARPVPDKVSALKPEEFPEVRMEKERQSASYEVHHQKLVFFAEDVGSNKGAIIGLMVGGVVIATVIVITLIMLRKKQYTSIHHGVIEVDAAVTPEERHLSKMQQNGYENPTYKFFEQMQN; from the exons gtGCCATCTGATGACTCACTAGGTCTGCTACCAGAGCCCCAGGTAGCCATGTTCTGTGGGAAGCTGAATATGCACGTCAACGTCCAGAGTGGCAAGTGGGAGCCGGACCCCTCCGGCACCAAGAGCTGCATCGGAACCAAGAATGGCATCCTGCAGTACTGCCAGgag GTGTACCCTGAGCTCCAGAGCACTAACGTGGTGGaggccaaccagccagtcagcatCCAGAACTGGTGCAAGAAGGGACGCAAGCAGTgtcgcagtcacacacacatcgTGGTGCCCTACCGCTGCCTGG ttgGGGAGTTTGTGAGTGATGCCCTGCTGGTTCCTGATAAGTGCAAGTTCCAGCACCAGGAGAGAATGGACATGTGTGAGAGCCACCTGCACTGGCACACCGTGGCTAAAGAG TCCTGTGGAGACCGCACCATGAATCTCCATGACTACGGCATGCTGTTGCCATGCGGCATCGACCGTTTCCGAGGGGTGGAGTTTGTGTGTTGCCCGGGAGACACGCAGCGCAAGTCAGACAGCGTCGAGCTGACTGAGTCTGACATGTGGTGGGGCGGTACCGAGACTGAATACACCGATAACAG CATGCCTCGCCAGGCGGATCAGGGGGCTGCCACCACTGAGGATGATGAGGATGCCTTTGATAGGGACGGTGAcggtgatgaggatgatgatgatgaagacgaTGAGGATGATGTGACTGACGAACGGGATAGTGGTGAACGCACCTCCAACATCGCCATGACAACCACCACTGAGTCGGTCGAGGAAGTTGTCAGAG agGTATGTTGGGCACGTGCTGAATCGGGCCCATGCCATGCCATGCTGGAGCATTGGTACTTCGTGCCAGAGAAGGGCACCTGTGCCCCCTTCCTCTTTGGAGGGTGCGGGGGCAACCGGAATAATTTTGACTCAGAGGaatactgcctgtctgtctgcagcaCCAGTGTGT TGCCCACCAAGGCCCCCTCCCCCCCTGGCGTGGTGGACCATTACCTGGAGTCTCCCGGAGACTACAACGAACACGCCGACTTCCAGAAGGCCAAGGAAAGTCTGGAGGCCAAGCACCGCGAGAGGAtgtcccag GTGatgagagagtgggaggaggcagagagacaggctaaGATTCTCCCTCGCGCTGACAAGAAGGCTGTCATTCAG CACTTCCAGGAGAAGGTGGAGGCCCTGGAGCAGGAGGCAGCAGGAGAGCGACAGCAGCTGGTTGAGACCCACATGGCCCGGGTGGAGGCCCTGCTAAACAGCCGCCGTCGCATGGCCCTGGAGAACTATCTTAGCGCCCTGCAGGCCAACCCACCCAgg cCTCGTCAGGTGCTGGGCCTGTTGAAGAAGTATGTCCGTGCAGAGCAGAAGGACAGACAACACACCCTGAAACACTATGAACACGTCCGCATGGTGGACCCCAAGAAGGCTGCTCAGATCCGACCCCAG GTGATGACCCACCTGCATGTGATTGACGAGAGGATGAACCAATCCTTGGGGCTGCTCTTCAAGGTGCCCAGCGTGGCCAACGAAATCCAAGACCAAGTTT cgGTCCTGATGCAGAGGGTTCAGTCAGAGCTGTCTCAGCAAGTCTCATCTCTGCAGAGCGATGGGAGG ACTGATGTCATGGTGAGCTATGGGAACGATGCCCTGATGCCTGACCAGGCCTACAGCTCTGCCCCTCTGGACCCTGGCATGGGCCTGGACAGACTCGGCTTCATCCACCCAGAGAGTTTCAACCAGCCCAACACCGACAAccatg ttgAGCCTGTTGACGCTCGTCCAGTTCCAGATAAAG TCTCTGCTCTGAAGCCTGAGGAGTTCCCTGAGGTgcggatggagaaagagaggcaaAGCGCCAGCTATGAAGTGCATCATCAAAAACTG GTGTTCTTCGCTGAGGATGTTGGCTCCAACAAGGGTGCCATCATTGGGCTGATGGTGGGCGGGGTTGTCATAGCGACAGTCATCGTCATCACTCTGATTATGCTGAGGAAGAAGCAGTACACCTCCATTCATCACGGAGTCATCGAg gtggaTGCTGCAGTGACCCCAGAGGAGCGACACCTGTCCAAGATGCAGCAGAATGGTTATGAGAACCCCACCTACAAGTTCTTCGAACAGATGCAGAACTAA
- the LOC121571616 gene encoding amyloid-beta A4 protein isoform X2, which produces MGERTAFLLLWVATLTLTSEVPSDDSLGLLPEPQVAMFCGKLNMHVNVQSGKWEPDPSGTKSCIGTKNGILQYCQEVYPELQSTNVVEANQPVSIQNWCKKGRKQCRSHTHIVVPYRCLVGEFVSDALLVPDKCKFQHQERMDMCESHLHWHTVAKESCGDRTMNLHDYGMLLPCGIDRFRGVEFVCCPGDTQRKSDSVELTESDMWWGGTETEYTDNSMPRQADQGAATTEDDEDAFDRDGDGDEDDDDEDDEDDVTDERDSGERTSNIAMTTTTESVEEVVREVCWARAESGPCHAMLEHWYFVPEKGTCAPFLFGGCGGNRNNFDSEEYCLSVCSTSVLPTKAPSPPGVVDHYLESPGDYNEHADFQKAKESLEAKHRERMSQVMREWEEAERQAKILPRADKKAVIQHFQEKVEALEQEAAGERQQLVETHMARVEALLNSRRRMALENYLSALQANPPRPRQVLGLLKKYVRAEQKDRQHTLKHYEHVRMVDPKKAAQIRPQVMTHLHVIDERMNQSLGLLFKVPSVANEIQDQVSVLMQRVQSELSQQVSSLQSDGRTDVMVSYGNDALMPDQAYSSAPLDPGMGLDRLGFIHPESFNQPNTDNHVSALKPEEFPEVRMEKERQSASYEVHHQKLVFFAEDVGSNKGAIIGLMVGGVVIATVIVITLIMLRKKQYTSIHHGVIEVDAAVTPEERHLSKMQQNGYENPTYKFFEQMQN; this is translated from the exons gtGCCATCTGATGACTCACTAGGTCTGCTACCAGAGCCCCAGGTAGCCATGTTCTGTGGGAAGCTGAATATGCACGTCAACGTCCAGAGTGGCAAGTGGGAGCCGGACCCCTCCGGCACCAAGAGCTGCATCGGAACCAAGAATGGCATCCTGCAGTACTGCCAGgag GTGTACCCTGAGCTCCAGAGCACTAACGTGGTGGaggccaaccagccagtcagcatCCAGAACTGGTGCAAGAAGGGACGCAAGCAGTgtcgcagtcacacacacatcgTGGTGCCCTACCGCTGCCTGG ttgGGGAGTTTGTGAGTGATGCCCTGCTGGTTCCTGATAAGTGCAAGTTCCAGCACCAGGAGAGAATGGACATGTGTGAGAGCCACCTGCACTGGCACACCGTGGCTAAAGAG TCCTGTGGAGACCGCACCATGAATCTCCATGACTACGGCATGCTGTTGCCATGCGGCATCGACCGTTTCCGAGGGGTGGAGTTTGTGTGTTGCCCGGGAGACACGCAGCGCAAGTCAGACAGCGTCGAGCTGACTGAGTCTGACATGTGGTGGGGCGGTACCGAGACTGAATACACCGATAACAG CATGCCTCGCCAGGCGGATCAGGGGGCTGCCACCACTGAGGATGATGAGGATGCCTTTGATAGGGACGGTGAcggtgatgaggatgatgatgatgaagacgaTGAGGATGATGTGACTGACGAACGGGATAGTGGTGAACGCACCTCCAACATCGCCATGACAACCACCACTGAGTCGGTCGAGGAAGTTGTCAGAG agGTATGTTGGGCACGTGCTGAATCGGGCCCATGCCATGCCATGCTGGAGCATTGGTACTTCGTGCCAGAGAAGGGCACCTGTGCCCCCTTCCTCTTTGGAGGGTGCGGGGGCAACCGGAATAATTTTGACTCAGAGGaatactgcctgtctgtctgcagcaCCAGTGTGT TGCCCACCAAGGCCCCCTCCCCCCCTGGCGTGGTGGACCATTACCTGGAGTCTCCCGGAGACTACAACGAACACGCCGACTTCCAGAAGGCCAAGGAAAGTCTGGAGGCCAAGCACCGCGAGAGGAtgtcccag GTGatgagagagtgggaggaggcagagagacaggctaaGATTCTCCCTCGCGCTGACAAGAAGGCTGTCATTCAG CACTTCCAGGAGAAGGTGGAGGCCCTGGAGCAGGAGGCAGCAGGAGAGCGACAGCAGCTGGTTGAGACCCACATGGCCCGGGTGGAGGCCCTGCTAAACAGCCGCCGTCGCATGGCCCTGGAGAACTATCTTAGCGCCCTGCAGGCCAACCCACCCAgg cCTCGTCAGGTGCTGGGCCTGTTGAAGAAGTATGTCCGTGCAGAGCAGAAGGACAGACAACACACCCTGAAACACTATGAACACGTCCGCATGGTGGACCCCAAGAAGGCTGCTCAGATCCGACCCCAG GTGATGACCCACCTGCATGTGATTGACGAGAGGATGAACCAATCCTTGGGGCTGCTCTTCAAGGTGCCCAGCGTGGCCAACGAAATCCAAGACCAAGTTT cgGTCCTGATGCAGAGGGTTCAGTCAGAGCTGTCTCAGCAAGTCTCATCTCTGCAGAGCGATGGGAGG ACTGATGTCATGGTGAGCTATGGGAACGATGCCCTGATGCCTGACCAGGCCTACAGCTCTGCCCCTCTGGACCCTGGCATGGGCCTGGACAGACTCGGCTTCATCCACCCAGAGAGTTTCAACCAGCCCAACACCGACAAccatg TCTCTGCTCTGAAGCCTGAGGAGTTCCCTGAGGTgcggatggagaaagagaggcaaAGCGCCAGCTATGAAGTGCATCATCAAAAACTG GTGTTCTTCGCTGAGGATGTTGGCTCCAACAAGGGTGCCATCATTGGGCTGATGGTGGGCGGGGTTGTCATAGCGACAGTCATCGTCATCACTCTGATTATGCTGAGGAAGAAGCAGTACACCTCCATTCATCACGGAGTCATCGAg gtggaTGCTGCAGTGACCCCAGAGGAGCGACACCTGTCCAAGATGCAGCAGAATGGTTATGAGAACCCCACCTACAAGTTCTTCGAACAGATGCAGAACTAA
- the LOC121571616 gene encoding amyloid-beta A4 protein isoform X3 yields the protein MGERTAFLLLWVATLTLTSEVPSDDSLGLLPEPQVAMFCGKLNMHVNVQSGKWEPDPSGTKSCIGTKNGILQYCQEVYPELQSTNVVEANQPVSIQNWCKKGRKQCRSHTHIVVPYRCLVGEFVSDALLVPDKCKFQHQERMDMCESHLHWHTVAKESCGDRTMNLHDYGMLLPCGIDRFRGVEFVCCPGDTQRKSDSVELTESDMWWGGTETEYTDNSMPRQADQGAATTEDDEDAFDRDGDGDEDDDDEDDEDDVTDERDSGERTSNIAMTTTTESVEEVVRVPTKAPSPPGVVDHYLESPGDYNEHADFQKAKESLEAKHRERMSQVMREWEEAERQAKILPRADKKAVIQHFQEKVEALEQEAAGERQQLVETHMARVEALLNSRRRMALENYLSALQANPPRPRQVLGLLKKYVRAEQKDRQHTLKHYEHVRMVDPKKAAQIRPQVMTHLHVIDERMNQSLGLLFKVPSVANEIQDQVSVLMQRVQSELSQQVSSLQSDGRTDVMVSYGNDALMPDQAYSSAPLDPGMGLDRLGFIHPESFNQPNTDNHVEPVDARPVPDKVSALKPEEFPEVRMEKERQSASYEVHHQKLVFFAEDVGSNKGAIIGLMVGGVVIATVIVITLIMLRKKQYTSIHHGVIEVDAAVTPEERHLSKMQQNGYENPTYKFFEQMQN from the exons gtGCCATCTGATGACTCACTAGGTCTGCTACCAGAGCCCCAGGTAGCCATGTTCTGTGGGAAGCTGAATATGCACGTCAACGTCCAGAGTGGCAAGTGGGAGCCGGACCCCTCCGGCACCAAGAGCTGCATCGGAACCAAGAATGGCATCCTGCAGTACTGCCAGgag GTGTACCCTGAGCTCCAGAGCACTAACGTGGTGGaggccaaccagccagtcagcatCCAGAACTGGTGCAAGAAGGGACGCAAGCAGTgtcgcagtcacacacacatcgTGGTGCCCTACCGCTGCCTGG ttgGGGAGTTTGTGAGTGATGCCCTGCTGGTTCCTGATAAGTGCAAGTTCCAGCACCAGGAGAGAATGGACATGTGTGAGAGCCACCTGCACTGGCACACCGTGGCTAAAGAG TCCTGTGGAGACCGCACCATGAATCTCCATGACTACGGCATGCTGTTGCCATGCGGCATCGACCGTTTCCGAGGGGTGGAGTTTGTGTGTTGCCCGGGAGACACGCAGCGCAAGTCAGACAGCGTCGAGCTGACTGAGTCTGACATGTGGTGGGGCGGTACCGAGACTGAATACACCGATAACAG CATGCCTCGCCAGGCGGATCAGGGGGCTGCCACCACTGAGGATGATGAGGATGCCTTTGATAGGGACGGTGAcggtgatgaggatgatgatgatgaagacgaTGAGGATGATGTGACTGACGAACGGGATAGTGGTGAACGCACCTCCAACATCGCCATGACAACCACCACTGAGTCGGTCGAGGAAGTTGTCAGAG TGCCCACCAAGGCCCCCTCCCCCCCTGGCGTGGTGGACCATTACCTGGAGTCTCCCGGAGACTACAACGAACACGCCGACTTCCAGAAGGCCAAGGAAAGTCTGGAGGCCAAGCACCGCGAGAGGAtgtcccag GTGatgagagagtgggaggaggcagagagacaggctaaGATTCTCCCTCGCGCTGACAAGAAGGCTGTCATTCAG CACTTCCAGGAGAAGGTGGAGGCCCTGGAGCAGGAGGCAGCAGGAGAGCGACAGCAGCTGGTTGAGACCCACATGGCCCGGGTGGAGGCCCTGCTAAACAGCCGCCGTCGCATGGCCCTGGAGAACTATCTTAGCGCCCTGCAGGCCAACCCACCCAgg cCTCGTCAGGTGCTGGGCCTGTTGAAGAAGTATGTCCGTGCAGAGCAGAAGGACAGACAACACACCCTGAAACACTATGAACACGTCCGCATGGTGGACCCCAAGAAGGCTGCTCAGATCCGACCCCAG GTGATGACCCACCTGCATGTGATTGACGAGAGGATGAACCAATCCTTGGGGCTGCTCTTCAAGGTGCCCAGCGTGGCCAACGAAATCCAAGACCAAGTTT cgGTCCTGATGCAGAGGGTTCAGTCAGAGCTGTCTCAGCAAGTCTCATCTCTGCAGAGCGATGGGAGG ACTGATGTCATGGTGAGCTATGGGAACGATGCCCTGATGCCTGACCAGGCCTACAGCTCTGCCCCTCTGGACCCTGGCATGGGCCTGGACAGACTCGGCTTCATCCACCCAGAGAGTTTCAACCAGCCCAACACCGACAAccatg ttgAGCCTGTTGACGCTCGTCCAGTTCCAGATAAAG TCTCTGCTCTGAAGCCTGAGGAGTTCCCTGAGGTgcggatggagaaagagaggcaaAGCGCCAGCTATGAAGTGCATCATCAAAAACTG GTGTTCTTCGCTGAGGATGTTGGCTCCAACAAGGGTGCCATCATTGGGCTGATGGTGGGCGGGGTTGTCATAGCGACAGTCATCGTCATCACTCTGATTATGCTGAGGAAGAAGCAGTACACCTCCATTCATCACGGAGTCATCGAg gtggaTGCTGCAGTGACCCCAGAGGAGCGACACCTGTCCAAGATGCAGCAGAATGGTTATGAGAACCCCACCTACAAGTTCTTCGAACAGATGCAGAACTAA
- the LOC121571621 gene encoding GA-binding protein alpha chain-like, whose translation MSKSETEEMIEIEIDGQEKQECLEEGVEEQTITSADLIQQDIDINEPIGNLKKLLEPRIQMSLDGYEICLQDIQLHPDHSLFDQGVKTDGTVQLSLQIITKPGEEKLNILEIVKPVETVEVVIDPDAAGEEGTLMEEGQLIAVERSSLSDDTSEQVTRWAAALEGYRKEQVRLGIPYDPVEWTADQVIHWAVWVMKEFSIDEMEVGGIHILGRDLCTFTQDEFLQRVPSGEILWSHLELLRKYVLASQDQSGQEATVTIDQQVQIIPAAVQTTPTTIKVLKQSRGPKTPRISGGEERSSPGNRTGNNGQIQLWQFLLELLTDKDARDCISWVGEEGEFKLNQPELVAQKWGHRKNKPTMNYEKLSRALRYYYDGDMISKVQGKRFVYKFVCDLRTLIGYSAAELNNLVTECEQKKLARIQLHGIGQPITTVYTSTQDS comes from the exons ATGTCTAAAAGCGAGACCGAGGAGATGATAGAGATCGAGATCGATGGACAGGAGAAACAGGAGTGTCTGGAGGAGGG GGTTGAGGAGCAGACCATCACATCAGCCGATCTGATCCAACAGGACATCGACATCAATGAGCCAATCGGTAACCTGAAGAAGCTCCTGGAGCCCCGTATCCAGATGTCTTTGGACGGATATGAGATCTGTCTACAGGACATCCAG cTGCATCCAGACCACAGCCTCTTTGATCAGGGAGTGAAGACAGATGGCACAGTGCAACTCAGCCTACAGATCATCACCAAGCCAG GCGAGGAGAAGCTGAACATCCTGGAGATCGTGAAGCCGGTGGAGACGGTGGAGGTGGTGATCGACCCAGATGCAGCGGGGGAGGAGGGCACCCTGATGGAGGAGGGCCAGCTGATCGCGGTGGAGCGCTCCTCCCTGTCAGACGACACGTCGGAGCAGGTGACCCGCTGGGCCGCCGCACTGGAGGGCTACCGCAAGGAGCAGGTCCGCCTGGGGATACCCTACG accCAGTAGAGTGGACGGCGGACCAGGTGATCCACTGGGCCGTGTGGGTGATGAAGGAGTTCAGCATTGACGAGATGGAGGTGGGAGGGATTCACATCCTGGGTCGCGACCTCTGCACCTTCACCCAGGATGAGTTCCTGCAGAGGGTCCCCAGTGGAGAGATCCTCTGGAGCCACCTGGAGCTGCTTCgcaagt ATGTGTTGGCCAGTCAGGACCAGTCTGGCCAGGAGGCCACAGTCACCATTGACCAAC AGGTCCAGATCATCCCGGCCGCTGTGCAGACCACACCCACCACCATCAAGGTGCTGAAGCAGAGCCGCGGCCCCAAAACACCCCGCATCTCCGGAGGAGAGGAACGCAGCTCACCTGGCAACCGCACAG GTAACAATGGTCAGATCCAGCTGTGGCAGTTCCTTTTGGAGCTGTTGACTGATAAGGACGCTAGAGACTGTATATCCTgggtgggagaggagggggagttcAAACTCAACCAGCCTGAACTGGTGGCCCAGAAATGGGGCCACCGCAAGAACAAGCCCACCATGAACTACGAGAAACTCAGCAGAGCGCTCCG GTATTACTATGACGGGGACATGATCAGCAAAGTACAGGGCAAGCGCTTCGTCTACAAGTTTGTGTGTGACCTGAGGACTCTGATTGGCTACAGCGCTGCCGAGCTCAACAACCTGGTGACGGAGTGTGAGCAGAAGAAGCTGGCCCGCATTCAGCTGCACGGAATTGGCCAGCCCATCACCACTGTGTACACCTCCACACAGGACAGCTGA